The nucleotide sequence GTCAGTTCCTGCTGCCCTGCCTGCTTCTCCTCTCCTGTACAGTCAGGCCATGTTTCGCGCTGTGCAGCATTTTCAGCAGCGCTATAATCTGGAGCAGGATGGTGTCATCGGCAAGATGACCTTAGAGGCGTTGAATTTGCCGGTTAAGGATCATATCCAGAAGATTATTCTCAATATGGAACGCTGGCGCTGGCTGCCCCATCAACTTGAGGGACGGCGTATTCTGGTAAATATCGCAGGGTTTCGTCTTGTTGGCATGAATGACCGCACGGTTGAGATCACCATGCCGGTGATTGTTGGTAAGGTACAGCATAAGACCCCGATTTTTAATCATGTGATGACCTATATTGAGGTAAATCCTTATTGGAATATCCCTCCTTCCATTGCCCGTAATGAAATAGTCGCTAAGGTCCTGGAAAATCCCTTTTATCTGCGAGAGCAGCGTATTCGTATCTTTGCTGACTGGCAGGAGGGGGCATCAGAGGTTATGCCGGAAAGTATTGACTGGGCAAGTATAGGGCGTGGAATCAACCAGTTTCATCTCCGGCAGGAGCCTGGCCCTGGGAACGCCCTGGGCACGATTAAATTTATGTTCCCCAATAATAATAATGTGTACATGCATGATACCCCGACGCATAGTCTGTTTAAACGGGCCAAGCGCGCCTTTAGTCATGGATGTATCCGCTTGAGTCGCCCGTTGGATTTCGCCGACTATATTCTCAAGAACGATTACCAGATGGTTTCCCGAGAACAGCTGAAAGCGCAGATTACCAGCAAAGAACGAAAGGTGTTTGTCTTGAATCAACCCCTGCCTGTACATCTTATTTATCGGACATCCCGGGTTGATCGTAAGACAGGAACAGCGTATTTCTATGATGATATCTACGGTCGAGATGCCCGGTTAGCAGAGGCCTTATTCCCTGATCAGGAGATTAAATGTAGGTTTTCTTATTAAAGCGCAGGAGCTGGTAAGGGGAACTCAGGATTTGCCAGCAACATCTTTTTGTTGATTTTTCCGCTGCCTATTTTGGGGAGGGCCTCGACCAGCTGGATCTCTCTGGGCACCATATAGGAGGCCAAGCGCTGGCGACAGTAGCTCTCCAGCTCCTCCATATCAAGTACGGTGTTTTCTTCTGGGGTAATGAAGGCCTTGGGCACGCATCCTCGTCTTTTCTCTGTGACCCCAATGACTGCCACCTCTTTGACCGCTGGATGCTGTTGCAGCACGAGCTCGACTTGCAAGGGATAGACCTTGAGTCCTGCCACCTTGATCATCCCGTTTTTGCGCTCAATAAAACGGAAAAAACCTTCTTCGTCTTTTTGAGCAAGATCACCGCTGTAGTACCAACCCTCTCTGCCTGGAAATTCCGTGCTGTTATGATACCCTGAGAAGACTGCCGGACCGGAAAAGATCAGCTCGCCGGTTTCTCCAGCAGCTATTTCCTTCCCTTCCTCGTCAACAAGCCTGACCTGATAATAGGGGCAGGGTTTGCCCATAGAGCCATCTGTTCGATATTGATCAGGTGTATTGGCCAGCGCAATCCCAGTGGTCTCTGTACTTCCCCATACCGATAGAATGGGAATGCCAAAGGCATTAAGGAAATTATTATGGATTTCCTGATCCGTAACCATGCCTCCGCTTTCTGCAATGCGCAGGCAGGGAAAGGTGAGTTTCTTACAGTGGTGGCCTATCATCTTATACATGACAGCAAGTCCCATCATGCAGGTCACCCGGTGCCGGATAAGGGTCTTGGCTATGGCCTTAGGACTGATTTCTGCGAGCAGGACCAGAGAGGCACCGGTGTATAAGGCCCGGCAGAACAGCTCGTGCGGATGGGAGAACGAGGCAAACATGCAGAGGTGGACATCATCTGCGGTCATCTGAAAGGTCTCAACCGCAGATCGGGTGTTCCAATAGAGATGGGCATGGGTGCAGACGGCCCCTTTGGGAAAGCCGCTGGAACCGGTGGTGAAGTTAAGATAGGCGCCGTCTTCTGGCTGTTGGGCCAGCGGCGGGCAAGGGGGGTGCTCAATACAGGTGAGCCAGGGTGTCGCTTCCGGGTGCTCCGGTGTTTTCTGAACAGCTATGGCAGGCGCCTTATATGCCTGGATAAAGGTCCGCACCTCGGGTTGCACCGTTGATTCGTCCATAATGATGGCAGCGGGCTTGAGTGAGGTGATCATCTGCTCAATATGACCTGCACTTTCCAGGTAATTGATCGGACAGGCCAGCACCTTGATACTGCTTGCTGCCAAAAAGGAGAAGATCAGTTCCGGTCTTCTGGGGAGTAAGAGGCAGACCGTATCCCCTGGACTGAGGCCCTTTTTTCTCAGGAAGCCAGCCAGGTTTCTGACAATGCTTTGGCTCTCGGAAAAGGTGAAATTGCCCTCATAGGCGCGAATAAAGGTTTTATCCGGTGTCTTTTCTGCCCAAGAGCAGAGGGCTTGGTCCAGGGTCTGTGGATCGTCTGTCATCGGCATAGCAGATTGAGGGTCTTTGTGGGTTGGCGGTTTTGGAGAAGACAGTCTTTGCCTGTTTTTGAATTGGTTATTTGGTCACATGGTTGTTTCTTGACCGAAAACGAATAGATTATCAATGTACCACAGGCTGTTTCGACTGCAAATGGTATTTTGCTCGTGTTCAGGACATTGTGAATATCCAGCACACTTCAATAAGAAATAACAGAGGGGGCATTGTCGCCTCATTCCCTCTCAGAGATCTCCCGCAGCTTCTCCCGTAGCAGGGCATGTAACTCTGTCTCTGCCTGATCCCTGTCCGGCAGATAACTACTTTGCAATTTTTTAAAAAAACGATCACAGACCCGGCGTTCCTCCTTGGTCCAACCGCTGGTATACCCCTGTTTATCGTTTTCATCGTCCTCTGTCTCTGCTGCTGCCTCAGGGTAATCCCGACGACCATGGGCCCAGTTGGTGATATGGCTGTAATAGAGCAGGGCGCGGTCCAGCAGGATATAGAGCAGCTGGACATTGGTCACTGGCCCGACCTGAAGCTGCTGTTTATCCAATTTCATGCCCAGGAGGCGGGCACCGGTGAGCATCTCCTTTCCCTTCATGGCAGCCGCTGCTGCGCCAAAGGCCCCGCCAATGGCCGTAAAGACCCCAAAGCTGATGCCTGCAGCAAGGGTATCCAGCCCAGCACCCAGGGCGGCCCCACTGATGGCCCCGGCCATGGTCAGCTGATTGGCAGTCAGGCCCAGGAACTGCCAGGTCTTGGCAGCAAAGAGGTCCTGTTGCAGGATCGACTGCCCAGGCAGTTGCAGGTTAAAGATATTATGTTTGAATAACCTGCGGATCTGCTGATGGGCTGTCCGCTCCCGTTTGCTGACAAAGGCTGTATATTTCTTGTGCAGCTCCTTTTTCAGCTTTTCTTCATCGGCAACAGGCGGGCAGGCCACGGTCTTATGATAGAGCAGGCTCTCTGAGAGCATGGTCGTAAGCAGGGTCGCGGTCTGACGATTACGATTTTGCCAATCTGCCTGAAAGGCCTGGATGACCGAGGCAATAACCCCTTCCAGCTCCTGATCAATGGACTTGAGGCTGTTCAACAGGGCGATACGCTGACCATAGGTCGCTTTGTTTGAGTTGAACAGACGAACCGAGTTGAAATGCTTGCGAAATTCATTTTGCCAGCCCGCCAGGAAGCTACTCTCCTCGTCCTTACAGTTGATGATGGCCATGCGTGGTCTGCCGGTGAGGCGGAGGATCTCCATCTCTGCCCGGTCAATGTTGCGCAGCGGCCGGGAGCCATCCACCACAAAGATCAGACCTGCCCCGGCAGCAAGGGGGGCAAGCAGGGCGCAGTCGTCATGAAAGGCAGGATCGTCGCGATGGCTGCGGATGAAATCCGTGATCAGGTCCCGATCATCCCCTTGGTATTGTTGCATCCAGGCCAGGGTTTTGCGGGGATTTTGAAAGCCGGGCGTGTCAGTAAAACGGATTACCTCTTTATTATCGATAATCACTGGAAAGGTCCGACATTCCTTGGTCTCGCCAGGTACTGGACTGACCCGGACCGAATCGTCCTCGCTCAGGGTGGATAGGACAGAGGACTTGCCTTCATTAGGATGGCCGACAATGGCGAAGGTCGGGGGCGGAGATTGCAGGGACGGGGTGTTCATGATTTCACCAACGCAATGAGTTGCAGGCCAGGATCGCCCAGGGCGGCGGTCTTCAGCTGCCAGGTTTGCAGATGCTGTGGTTGGGTCGGAGTCAGGATGGTGTCCGAACGTGGTTTACCGATCAGGGTCAGGAGGATGACAGGCGCTGGTCCGATGGTTTGGCGCAGGCGACCGAGCCAGGAGAACAGCTCTTCAATGGGGGGTTGCCAGGCCTCAAGGAGGACGAGGATATCTTTGCTCTTGTCCTGTTCCATTATCCTTTGTATCGTGGTCAGCTCTTCTTCCTCGCTCTGCTCCAGGGTCCAGAAGGGCAGGCATTGGCTGAGTTCATATCCGAGACGGGCACGGACCTGTTGGCCCAGCGCGCTGGCTGAGCAATCAGGCAGGAGTTCCTCCGGGATCAGGGCGGTCAGAGGTGCAAGAGGAGCCTCGGAAAAAAAGGAGGGGGCCGGTGAATCAGGTTGTTGTTCCTGTCCGCTCTCCTGTCGCCTGCGAACTGGTTCCGTAGAGGGCTCCTTGGCTGGGCCCTTGCTTTCTTGACGGGCCGCAGTGGAGACCTGCGGGGTCTGCATCCGGTGCAGGATCTGACGCAAAGGGCCCTGCTGAAAATCTAACCTGGCCAGGTCCCGCTGCTGCTGTAAGCTGACCATGATCAGTAAGACCAAGCGGGGCAGCAGACCATAACAGAACACGGAGAGACAGAGAAAGGGCCACCAGGAGGTGAGATCTGCATTTATGAGGTGGTAGATCCCCTCTTTAAGGATCAGGCGAGAGCCTTCGATCTGACTGAGGCTGGGGATAAAGGAGTTGGGGAGCCAGGACCAGGGCAGGGCAATCCCATGCACCAGCTCATGTACGGAGGCAGGTGTGACCTGTAAGGTGCTCTGCCAGCCAAAGGCCAGGTCCGCGCCAATGACCTTGAACAGGGTGGCTGCCAGCACGCCAATATTAAAACTGACCCCAAAGACCTGCACTATGAGAAAGAAGGGGCGAAGAAAGACGAGACCGTAGCGCTGCCGGATCTGCCTGACGCTGGCGGCAGAGGCAGACCATTTGAGCCGGGTTTCCGCAGCGACCTTTTGCGAGGTCTTTTTCCTGACCCTGGCCATGAGCTTTTCCAGGAGGCCGGTAAAGAGACGGCGGAGGAGTCGGTAGAGCAGGGAGGCCTCTATGAAATTCTTGCCCTGGAGTTTACGGAAAAAGGCAGAGCCCACCAGCAGGAGGAAGAGAAAGGCCTGGGCAAGAACAAAGACCGTAAAATAGGCAGCCACGTTCACCGGTTCCTTGCCGGAATAGGCGAGAAAGGAGAAGGCCAACCCTCCTCCAGAGAAGAGACCGGTGAGCAGGGCAAGAGCAAAAAAAAGACAGAGCATCTCCTGCCAGGCGTGTCCGGGGAGAGCGATTTCTCCTTCCTCGGGGTGCAGGGCCTCCCGGCGGGAGGAGAGCCAGGATCGTAAGAGAGCTGGTGGCCTTGCTTCCTTGCTTGGAGAGGGGAGCTCAGTGTATATCTGCCGGTCACGGGCAGCAAGGCGGTCCAAATCCTCGCCCTCATCATGATTGAGGAGGAATTCCAGGTCAATAAGGTCTGCGATATTCCAGAGTTTCTTCATACACGATATGCTCGTTGATGACAACGGCAAGAATTGATGTATTGCGCAGGATAGCCAAGGTACTTCGGGATGCTGTTCTTGTCTGGTGCTATGATACCAGAATTTGTTGAGTTGTGCATCCGTGGAGCCCCCTGGATTCAAATAAGAGATAAGGAGAGTACCTCTATCAGGATGCGGCAGCAGGAAGGGAAGGGGGAAAAGAGGTGAACCTGCTGCGGGCAGGTTCACTTATGAGAGCAGAATTTGTGGGGTGTTTTTAATAAGGACGTTTTATTACCCGAGTAGGATCCTCGAAATCCTTACACAAGGGATGCCCTGGAAAGTCGTTCTTCAGGTAGATCCTGCGCATGTCTGGGTGATGAGTAAAGCGGACGCCGAACATGTCGTAGACCTCACGTTCATGCCATTCCGCCCCAACATAGAGATCAGAGATGGTTTCTATCTCAGCACCATCCTCGTCTTTTTCCACCTGACAGCGAAGGAAAACTTTATGACCGCCTTCAACCGAGAGGAGATGCACCACAATGTCAAAATATTCTTTCCAGTCCACACAGGTAAGCTGAAGCAACATCTCAAGTCCAAGCTCTTTTTCATCCTTCAGGTATTGCACAACCTCTCTGTACAGCTCTTTTGGGATAACCAGATCAAGGTCATAGTCCGTGCCCAGCTCAGCTACTTGTTTCGGGGTCGCATCCGGGTGATCATGGACTGTGATTTCCGGGAACTTCTTTTGGAGGGTCTGGAGCAGCGACCAATTACTGATGCCCTTTGCCGTTGGTTTTCGTCGGGCAGGGGAGGGCAGCTTTTCCTTTTTCAGGCGAATAGGCCTGGGGGGCTTGTAATCAGGATTTTCTCGTTTAAATTGTTCCCTGGCCTCTGCCATCTCCTGATCCTTTTTTTCCTCCAGAGTAGCCCATTCTTTCTCTGTCGCTGTAAAGGTGTCAAGGAATGGGCTATTGACCAGTTCACCGATCTCCCAGGGAATCTCACGACCTTCCTTTTTGATCTTTTCCTGCAGCTGCATGATGCCATAGAACAAGGCCTCTGGTCGGGGAGGACAGCCTGGAATATGGACATCCACGGGCACTATACGGTCCGCACCCTTCACCACTGCGTATGAGTCATAATAAAAGGGGCCACCGGAGATGGTACAGGAGCCCATGGCAATAACATATTTGGGAGCAGGCATCTGCTCATACAGGGTGATGAGGTTTTTAGCCATCTTTTCCACAACAGTCCCTGCCAGGATGATCAGGTCAGCCTGACGGGCACTGGCCCGGGCCACCTCAACACCGAAACGGGCCCAGTCGTGTCGTGATGCACCGGTGGCCATCATCTCGATAGCACAACAGGAGGTACCGTAGAGCAGGGGCCAGAGGGAATTTGCCCGTCCCCAAGCCACCAACAGCTCGACAGAACGGGCTAAGCTGTTACCACCAGGGAGCTTTGCTGCGATTTTTCCTGCCTGATGGGCAAGGACAGAGGATTCGTTTGCCATTGTTACTCCCATACCAAAACCCCCTTACGCCATGCATAGAGCAGACCTGAAAAAAGAACACAGATAAACGCGGAGAGTTCTATGAAAACAAGCTGATGTGTTATGCCTGCAATTTCGCCGTTCACCACCGCCCTGAAGATCTTTACGCAGGGGAAGAGAAACAGGGATTCGATGTCAAAGAGAAGAAAGAGTAGGGCAAAGATGTAGTAGGCCACTTTGAAGCGGATATGTGCGCCACCAATGGGGGCCTCTGAGCATTCAAAGGGCTGTAATTTGAGCTCAGTATCTGGGGTGCGGAATGCAAGCAGTTTTGACAAGCCAATAACGCCACCGACAAAGATAGCGCCAAGGAATGCCGTGAATCCGATGATTATGTAGCTGTCCATGATACGACTGTGTCGCCTCCTGTGTTTGCCCTGTTGAGCAGATGCCTCTTGTGATTTCAGAGCAGGTTGTGACCTGTCCTGTTGATGGTATGAAATATAAAAATTCGTTCATCTAGTGAAGAGCAAATCGGCCCTCTTGTCAAGGAGAATCCGACGGCACCCCTGAATGAATTTTTTTTGTCTTATTCAGTAGTCGGATAGCCGTCAGGGGTGAGACAATCTTGTCAGAAAGATGACACGGGGCTTCTATATTGTCATGGAAGTGTTACAGTCAGCGCAAGAGAAAATACTTTCTATTTTTTGGCTGTGCTCATATCAATCAGCATATGTTCCATCATGCCCAGGAGCTCTTTCAAGGTCTCGCTCTCTTGCGCACTGATGCAGAGGCCATTTTTTACCTGGGAGGGGAGGTTGTCACGCACCAGATCTATCTTATTATACACACGCAGACAAGGGATCTTGTCGAGCTCAAGTTTTCGCAAAAGCTCTTCCACGACTCGGGCCTGTTCCTTCCATGCCTGATTTGAAATATCAATGATATGGAGCAAGAGATCTGCTTCAAAGAGCTCCTCAAGGGTCGACTCAAAGGCCTTGAGAAGTTCTGCGGGCAGCTGCCGGATAAATCCTACCGTATCTGTGATAATGACCTCGGTGTCCTCGGGAAAACGAAGGCGTCGAGAGGTGGGGTCAAGGGTGGCAAAGAGCATGTCTTCGGCCTGGATATGGGAATGGGTGAGGGTGTTGAGCAGGGTGGATTTGCCTGCATTGGTGTAGCCGACCAGAGAAACCACTGGCACATCGTGTTTGCGCCGGCGGTTTCGACGATGATAGCGTTGTTTGCCCACGGCTTTAAGCTCCTTGGCCAAGCGGGCAATGCGGTCATTGATCCGGCGGCGATCGATTTCCAGTTTTGTTTCACCTGGCCCTCGGGCCCCTATGCCACCGGTGAGTCGGGAAAGGGCATCGTCCTTGGTGGTCAGCATAGGGAGCATGTACTTGAGCTGGGCCATCTCTATCTGGAGCTTCCCCTCCCGGGAGCGGGCCCGGGAGGCAAAGATGTCAAGGATCAGCTGGGTGCGGTCGATGACCCGCAGGTCCGTATTGTTGGTGACTGAGCGGACCTGGGATGGACTCAGCTCCTGATCAAAGATGAGCAGGTTGGCCCCATTGCGGAGGCTCATCAGAACAATATCGATCAGCTTGCCGCGTCCGAGGATGAAACGGGGATGCAGTTGGCGCCGGCGCTGAATAACCCGATCAACTACCTGTACCCCTGCTGCCCGTGCCAGTTCAGAGAGCTCAATCATGGAGTCTTCGGCCTCAGCCCTGGAGCCTGTACCGACGGAAATCAGGATTGCCCGATCATGCCCTTTGTCAACGGTGCGAATTGGCCGTGTTTTGGAAAATTCCTGCTCAATGCCTTCGATCAGAGCAAGGCAGGATTGCTGCTGGGCTGCCGGATGGACCGGTTCAAGGAGGTGCCAGTCCCGTTCGTCTCTTGGCTCTGGAATGAGATGCGCCGTATGGAGGAGGTCTGGATAGCCATCCTTCATGGTCAACACAGATATCATGTCCAGCCGCAGACAGGCCATATCCATGATGTCCTCCTCATTGGGTCCGGTGTCGCTGAAGCTGGTATGGACACAGCGGAGCCCGCGTAAGCGACCGCCTGCGGAGCGGATTTTGTTCAGAACCGGTATCTCGATCCGGTTGTAATCGCCCAGGATAACGAATTCCACCTTGCCGGACCTGTGAATGATGAGGCCTATCTGGCGATTGAGTTCCGTGGAGAGGGACGTCATAGCACGGGCCAGATCCCGTCCGATAATTTCATCCGGGCTGACTTTTTTTTGCCCCAGGCGTTCCAGTTGCCGGAGCTGTTTTGTCTTGAGTCCTGATTTATTGCCGATGATACTGATAACGTTTCCTCCTCTTAGTTATGATGCGGAAGTGGCCATCTTGCTGATGGAAACAGCGCCTATATCATATGGCTATATCATATAAGGCACATTATACCTTTATTTTCTGTTTTCTGGCATGAAAAATGAGCTTCACTGCTGATGGATGGGAGGACCCTTTTCTGCCTGGCAGAGAAAACCAAAAGATCTTGGGAAATACGTTGCGTATTTTTTTTTTTTATTGTCATAATAGATTAAAAATAATGTTTCTGTCATGGAAAAATGGCTGTCCGAAGGGTGTGCTATAGTCCTGTGCGGTTCTGTGTACTCCTCTATGTTGCTTCTTCTCTCCTTTGTTACAGGGGAGTTTTTTGTCGGTTAGCCAGACGGATCTGTACACCTCAGACGTATCAATATATCACAAATGGGACTTCCAAGAGTAATTTTCCGGGTCTGCGAAACAAATAACTGCCCGAAATATCAGTATGGAGATGCATTTACCGTTTCCGGGGTAGCCATCATGATGGAAACTGACGGAGACAGTTCTTTTGTCTGTACGACAGCTGTCTACTCGAACCAGAACAGAGATAATTGCGAAATACTCTATGGCGACTTGGTCAAAATCGTTATTAAGTATGAGCGGGCTGATCAGATTCCAGACTGTCTCATTGCCTGTTCCGGTTGCGTGGGCACCATTCGTCTTGAGCATTCCACCAAGCATCCTTTTGCCTTAGAACATGACAACCTGCAGAGGCAGGGTAAGGAAATGGGCCCTGTGCTCAGTAAAGTAAGTAAGTTTTCTTTTTTCCGTAATATTAGTCCTAAAAATCTTGCTGAAATTATCCAGAGCGCTAAGCTCCAAGCCTATAAAAAAGATGAAATTGTTTTGCGCAAGGGAGAGCAGGGGGAAAATCTGTACATTGTAATTAATGGGAAGATCAATGTCTTGAATGAGGCAGGGATTTCTATTTCAACCCTTGGGGAAGGTGAGGTCTTTGGTGAGATGAGCCTTATCTGTGATCAGGAGGTTGGTTCAACGATCCAGGCCGCTGGAGATGTGCAGATATTGAGTATCCATCGCAAGAATTTTCAATTTATCATGGATAAATATCCTTCCTTGCATAGATATTTCAATCGACTGCTTGCCCAGAGACTTGCTCAGTCAAATCAGATCCGTTCTGACGAATATGCCTCAGGGATGATCGGTAAGTTAGAGGAAATCCCACCTGAGGCCCTGTTCCAAACCCTGCATGCCAATGCCAAGACAGGTATTCTGACTATTACTGAGGTCTCTGAAGGGACGGCCCGGTTTTCTCTGCGGCAAGGGGCCCTGATCAAGGCCTCCTATGCAGGTCTTAAAGGTAAGCATGCTTTTTTTAAAATACTCCGTGAGAAAAAAGGCCGTTTTAAGTTTAATCCCGGTCTGTCTTCTGGTGATTTCGATGCGCCGGAAATTGGTTATTTCATGAAGTTGCTCATGGAGGGGCTCCAGCATATGGATGAGCTGAGGGATGAGGAAGAGAAAGGCAATAAGTCGTAAACAGTGGTTACGGCCCGAGTCGTGCAAAAAGGAAGAAACAGCGCATGCAGGACATGAGTGCTGATCAGTCAGCTCAATACGCCCTAAAGGGGTCTTTTGTCCAGATCCGTTCTGAGAGGAAAAAGAAGAGCTATCTCATCGGTGGGATAGCTCTTTTTTGCTGCCTGGTTGCGCTTACAGGATGCCGACATAGGGTTCAGCAAAATCCACAGCCGGAGCCTGTGCCGCCGAAACAGTATCCCAGCGGATCAACAAGGCAAAGTGAGGCCCGTTCCCCGCAATGGTGGCTCTCGTTCAATGATCCCCTCCTTAGTCAATATATTGAGAAGGCATTGGGCGCTAATTTCACCCTGAAAGAAGGGGCGGCTCGTCTTAAACAGACAGGCCTTGTTGCCCAGCAGGTGGATGCGGATCAATATCCCGCTCTGGACGCTGGACTTCAGGGCAATACGGATTGGGAAGACAATGACCTGGTGTTTTCTGAGCGTATCGGCGTGACCTTTTCCTGGGAAGCCGATCTTTGGGGCAGGCTTGCCGCTGCCAGCCAGGCTGCCGCTCTGGATAGCCAGGCGGAAAAAGAGGCCCTTGCCGAGCTCTCTTTGGCCCTGAGTCTTGAGGTCGCGCAGGCCTATTATGAGCTCATTGAGCAAAGCCTGCTTTGGGACTTGATCCAACGGCAGATCGCTGTCGATACAACGAGCCATGATTTGGTCAAACTTCGTTTTGCCAACGGGACTGTCTCTTCGGCGGATGTCCTTCAGCAGGAAGAACTCCTGGCCTCAGTCAAGGCCCAGCTCCCACCGATTCAGGCTCGCCTTATTGTTCTTCGCCATCGTCTTCATATCCTCCAGGGCCGTATGCCGGACAGTAAGGTCCTGCCTGTGGCCAAGGTCCTGCCCGAGATTCCGCCTCTGCCTGTTCTTGGTATTCCAGCGGATCTCTTGCTTCATCGTCCAGATCTGCGCAAATTGGGGCAAGAGGTGGCCGCAGCGGATTATCGGGTTGCCGAGGCTGCTGCGGAGCGGCTGCCCAGCCTGAAGTTGGGTGCTTCAGCTGCCCTGAGCAGTGGTGATCTTCTTCTTTCCATCTTTGCCGAGGCCCTGGCCACGGTCCTGGACTGGGACCAGAGGAAAAACGAGGTGGAGCGCCGTAAGGCCCAGGTCGAGGAGAAAATGGCGGCCTGGGCCCAGGCCTATCTTGAGGCGGTGGAAGAGGTGGAAAACTTCCTGAGCCAGGAACAGGAGCAGGGAAAACTCATCATTGCCCTTCAGGAACAGCTCCGGGTGGCAGAGGCCCTTTTGGAGCAGACCCGTAACCGCTACCTGCATGGGGTAACCGATTATTTGCCGGTACTCACCGCCCTGGTTTCTGTTCAAAAGCTGGAGCGTTCCCTGATCCGACAGCAGTGGGAGCAGCTCAACTCGCGTCTCCAACTCTATCATGCCCTGGGCGGCAGCCCGGTCGCCCTCCATTCTTTTGCATCTTTGCCCTAATCTTCCCTCATCCATGAAAGTCATTCTGAAAGCGCTCTTGTCGTTGCTGATCCTTGCCGTTGCAGCTGGCGTGGCCTGGCATTTTTATACCCATAAGCCCCGACCCAAGAAGGCCCGCCCGCAACGAGCCATTCCCCTGGTCCAGGCCATTACGGTCCAGCCAGGCACAGAGCCTGTGGCCTTTGAGGCCTCGGGTACGGTGATGCCAGCGAGAAGGCTTGTGGTGAGCAGTGAAGTTGAAGGGCGCATTCTGCAACAGAACACGAATCTCGTGCCGGGTGGTATTATCAGGAAGGATGATCTGCTTATCCGCCTTGATGACCGGGATTATCGTTTTCAGGTTCGAGAGCGCCAGGCCGAGTTGGCTACAGCAGAATATGAGCTTGCCGTGGAGCAGGGCAAGCAGGTTATTGCCCGTCAGGAATGGCAGATCCTGGCCAAGGAGATGAACAAGGCCCAGGCGAACCGGGATCTGGCCCTGCGCAAGCCCCATCTTCGCCATGTACAGGCCCAGATTGCCGCAGCAAAGGCGCGTTTGGAGGCAGCTCAGCTGGCTGAAGCGCGGACAAGCATTCGGGCCCCCTTTACCGCTATTGTCCTGGAAGAAGAGGTGGAAAAGGGCCAGTTTATCGGGAGACAGGTCGATATTGCCACCCTTGCAGCGACTGAGACCTTTTGGGTCCAGGTGGCAGTGCCCCTCTTTCTCCTGGAGCGCATCCGGTTTCCTGATCAGGCGGGGCAGCAGGGAAGCAAGGTGGAGATCATCTTAGACCGAGGGCAGGGAAGCCGCCCTCTGCTCCGGGAAGGGAGGGTTTACAGCCTGCTGGCTGATCTTGCTCCCAAGGGACGTATGGCCCGGCTGCTGGTTAACCTGCCTGATCCGCTTTGTCTTGGGACGGAGGAGATGGCAGAGGAGGTCAAGGCCTCCTGTGCGCCAGAGGAGAAGATCCTTTTGGACAGCTTTGTCCGGGTGCGGATAGATGCAGGGCAGCTGGAACAGGTTCTTGTCCTGCCAGCAAAGGCCCTGCGCGAGGGCAACCGTCTCTGGGTGGTCAATGCAGAGGGGCTGCTCTCTTTCAGAGAGGCCCAGGTCCGCTGGCGGCGGGTGGATGAAGTCCT is from Candidatus Electrothrix sp. GW3-4 and encodes:
- a CDS encoding HlyD family efflux transporter periplasmic adaptor subunit — its product is MKVILKALLSLLILAVAAGVAWHFYTHKPRPKKARPQRAIPLVQAITVQPGTEPVAFEASGTVMPARRLVVSSEVEGRILQQNTNLVPGGIIRKDDLLIRLDDRDYRFQVRERQAELATAEYELAVEQGKQVIARQEWQILAKEMNKAQANRDLALRKPHLRHVQAQIAAAKARLEAAQLAEARTSIRAPFTAIVLEEEVEKGQFIGRQVDIATLAATETFWVQVAVPLFLLERIRFPDQAGQQGSKVEIILDRGQGSRPLLREGRVYSLLADLAPKGRMARLLVNLPDPLCLGTEEMAEEVKASCAPEEKILLDSFVRVRIDAGQLEQVLVLPAKALREGNRLWVVNAEGLLSFREAQVRWRRVDEVLVEAKIGPDERVITSRLQAPIPGMKVREESEENPLLHRGKILPER